From the Neobacillus sp. PS3-34 genome, the window CAGGTGAATATATTGAAATGGGAATATCATTGAATTGTTTAAAATATTTATGATGATTAGAATGAAATTCAATCAAATCTTTTGTAATAGTTGGTGAATAAAACAAGGCTCCTGACTTCAAAAACGAGCCAATCGAATTAAACGTGATATCTACACTTGCCCTATCATCATAGAATTCATTCATTCTTTTTATATATTCATTTGTGTTTATATCCTTTTAACTAGCTAACGTAATATGGGGTCTTCGATCTTCTACTTCTTCTGCATAGAAGGAAATCAACTTTTCTCTTAATTCTTTCCAAATATCGTTAATAATCTGTTCTGTTTGTTCATCAAATAATGCTATAACCCCAAACATCCTTTAACCATCTCCAATTTTAAAAATCGCTCTTATAATTATGGACAGTTAGGCATAAAACAAATGCTTTGCTTAACTACTTTAAATTTCCCACTCCATTAAGTAAAAATTATCATTAAGGGTCTGAACTTTTCTAAAACCACATTTTTCATAACAGGAGATTGCTCTAACATTAGTATTCTTTACTTCCAACACAACCCGAGACGCATTTTCATTTGTACTAATATATTTTAAAATCAATAAAATCATGGATGTACCGATTCCTTTACCCCATAATTCAGTTTCGCCAATAAACTGGTCTATTCCGTACACATTCTGTTTTTCTGAATAACCGTATTTTATTAGTTCAGATTCTTGGATTTCGTAGTATTGCATATATCCAATTGGTTTATTTTTATATTCAACAATACATGGCTTAACATAATGCTTTCCTTCAACTCTTGGACCATATTTTGTAATTATACTTTCTAAACTGGATGGTGGCCCTCGTAAAATTCCAATACCTTAGAATCATTTAACCATTTGACCATAAAGTCAAAGTCATTAGGGTTCATAGATCTTATGAATAGGTCGTCTTTTAAAATCACATTAACCCATCTCCATTTTTGTTAATTCTATTTTCATATCCAAGTTCCTTATTGCTGACAAAATAGATAGCCCTACTCCAGCCATTAGAATATTACTTCCTGTCCTGCCTGAAATTTTTCCCAATATAATAATTTACAGAAACAAACCATTTAGTTAAATAACAATTAGACACGAAAACCAATTTTTTGCTTAATTTCTTTGAGGAATGGTACACTAACTTCCCTTGCTCTTTTTGCCCCACTTAATAATATTTTATCCAATGTTTTCGGCGTTCCCATTAGTTCATTGTATTTCTCTCGCGGTTTGAAACTCCTCGGCGTGATGAATTTTAGTTATTCCATGATAATCTGCTACAAAGTAAACGGGCTGATAATCTTTAACCTTGGCCAATTCTAAAGCGGGTTTTATTGCCCCAATATAATTTCCTAAATGAATTTGTCCCGTTGGTTTAATTCCTGTTAAAATCGTTCTTTTCATAATAACCTCCAGTTAAATTGGAAACACAAAAAGGGCTGCTCAATCCAAAAAAAGGACGAGTAACCCCGTGGTGCCACCTTCATTCGTTTATATAAATAAAAGCACTTAGTCCGTACTGAAACCTTAACGATGTTTCGATACGTAGTCTCTTTTAACGGTAAGACATCCGCTAGACCTACTATTTGATTCAGTCTAGAAGCTCCGAAGCCCATTCAACCATAATCCCGTACGGATTCTCAGCAGCCATCCGCTCTCTGAAACGTTCTTAAAGCTTACTTTTCATCTTCATCGCTCTTGAATATTAATTTAATACTAAAATATGGATATTAAAAGGTCAAGCGAAACATGAAAAATTTTCCACCTTTCGGTAATCCATCAGCAACAGAATGAAAACCATCCGATAGTCGAATGCACAGATTAATTAATTATTTAGTTGTTTGTTCAAAAATGAAATAAATTTTTCTTGTGATTTTTGATTTGAAATTATCTTTTTGGTACGAATACTGCTTTGTAAATATCCCCTAATTTTTCGATTAACAAAGAATAAGCGACGGTATTTCTCATCTTCATATATCTCCTTAAACCATTCGTATTGGAGTAAAAATTTTATATTTTTATCAATTTTTTGGGTGTTCAATGTACTAGTAGGACTAATAGTCCCAGCTAAAGAGGAAAAAAACTCACTTAAAAAATCTGTCAATTCCCTTACCCTCCAATTCAAAATTGATAATACCACATAAAAATATGTATTTTATTATCCATATATATAATCTCCATAAACAATGTCCCTAATAATACTAAAATATACTGATGTTGTTAATCTAACCTGCATCGTTCCTTGAATAAGGAATAAGAACCCCTTCTTTATTGACGTATCGCAACCATAGTTGAAGAGGCAAAATTTTAAAAATGCTGAGTTCATAAATAATACAAGTAAATCCATATTTTTTGTAATTTAAATCACACCTTTTTTTAACTATCGGATTTACAATCGTTATAAATCCATAAAAAGAAAAGGGGCTGATACATCACCGAGGTGCGAAAGGAGTTTAATTTGATGTTGATTTTCAAGGACATCCTTTACTCTCCTTTATAAAAAACCTCTCGAGTGTTTGAGTTTTATTCATCATACAATAAGACTTTTTGGTTGTATGAAACTTTACAGCAAATGTAGGAGGTTATTCTTTTGTTAAAATTTCTGATTTTCGTTTTGATTCCTATTACTTTGATTTTGTTGGCTGTTTTTTATGAGGGAATGATGGAGCTATATAAGCAAGAAAAGGAGGAAGAAAAAAATATTGTCAGAGAAGGAATGGAAGGATACTTAGATCAAAAGTATGGAAGAGGAAAAGTTAAAATATTCAAATCGATACTTGATGCTGAAGGCAATGAAAGGTATTTGATTTATTTGCCGCATTACGAGTGGTTCAAAGCCCCGAAATACCAATGGTATGAAGTGTACGCCACTCATAATGGTTATCAGCATAGAGAAATCCAAGGATGATTTCGATCACTTTAAAAAAGAACGCCCCTTTTCCCTGAGGTGTTCTCTTTTGAAGTACCCCCAGGTATAAAAACATATATTAAAGCAGCTATAATCGCAGAGTAATTCGCATATGAATTATCTCTGCTTTTTTATTGATTTTAATTGGGTAATGAGGGTTTATGCCAGAATTAACATTATAAATCGCAGATA encodes:
- a CDS encoding 2'-5' RNA ligase family protein, encoding MNEFYDDRASVDITFNSIGSFLKSGALFYSPTITKDLIEFHSNHHKYFKQFNDIPISIYSPDNWIPHCTLSNRLSSERLAEAFNYCLSRNETVYGKIKEVAIIKIVNKNTVPIIFSKKLKEN
- a CDS encoding GNAT family N-acetyltransferase; this translates as MGILRGPPSSLESIITKYGPRVEGKHYVKPCIVEYKNKPIGYMQYYEIQESELIKYGYSEKQNVYGIDQFIGETELWGKGIGTSMILLILKYISTNENASRVVLEVKNTNVRAISCYEKCGFRKVQTLNDNFYLMEWEI